The Bryobacteraceae bacterium genome includes a window with the following:
- a CDS encoding lactate permease: protein MWEQHYAPVGGSVGWSALVAALPLFTLLYLLGVRRTAAWIAGLSGLGAAGAVALFVYQMPAKMALGAALYGAAFGLFPICWIIFWAIFLYRISVETGQFEIIKDSIGSITADRRLQALLIAFAFGAFVEGAAGFGAPVAVAAAMLTGLGFSPFYAAGICLLANTAPVAFGSIGIPVITLAGITGLPVEKLSAAVGRICAPVSLFVPAYLVLVMGGWRALRGVLGPALGCGAAFAGMQWYASNSLGPELTDILSSLAAIGACLAAARLAKPNGTFVFEGAAAEAALPPRHEGRAVLKAWSPYILLVICVLAWGRADIKAALNSMTVMVEWPWLHNQVMQMPPVAGQASPYAARYAFQWLSAAGTACLLACVLAAAVLRVPRALLGKVFRDTAAQMAKPILTVASVLGLAFLMNYSGATGTLGLAFAETGAAFPFFSALLGWLGVFLTGSDTSANALFGNLQVVTARSLDLNPVLMAASNSSGGVMGKMISLQSIAVAAAATGMAAGEEGRLFRFTLRHSVFLAAVIGVVVLGYAYVFPHWAPQP from the coding sequence ATGTGGGAACAGCACTACGCGCCTGTCGGGGGCAGTGTCGGCTGGTCGGCGCTGGTGGCGGCGCTGCCGCTGTTCACGCTGCTGTACCTGCTGGGCGTGCGGCGGACGGCAGCGTGGATTGCGGGGCTGAGCGGACTGGGAGCAGCGGGAGCGGTGGCGCTGTTCGTGTATCAGATGCCGGCGAAGATGGCGCTGGGGGCGGCGCTGTATGGAGCGGCGTTCGGGCTGTTTCCGATCTGCTGGATTATTTTCTGGGCGATTTTCCTGTACCGGATCAGCGTGGAGACGGGGCAGTTCGAGATCATCAAGGACTCGATCGGCTCGATCACGGCGGACAGGCGGCTGCAGGCGCTGCTGATCGCGTTCGCGTTCGGGGCGTTCGTGGAGGGGGCGGCGGGGTTCGGCGCGCCGGTGGCGGTGGCGGCGGCGATGCTGACGGGGCTGGGATTTTCGCCGTTTTATGCGGCGGGCATCTGCCTGCTGGCGAACACGGCGCCGGTGGCGTTCGGCTCGATCGGGATTCCGGTGATCACGCTGGCGGGAATCACTGGGCTGCCGGTGGAGAAGCTGAGCGCGGCGGTGGGGCGGATCTGCGCGCCGGTGTCGTTGTTCGTGCCGGCGTATCTGGTGCTGGTGATGGGCGGATGGCGCGCTCTGCGGGGCGTGCTGGGGCCGGCGCTGGGCTGCGGGGCGGCGTTTGCGGGGATGCAGTGGTACGCGTCGAATTCCCTGGGGCCTGAACTGACCGACATTCTGAGCTCGCTGGCGGCGATCGGGGCGTGCCTGGCGGCGGCGCGGCTGGCGAAGCCGAACGGGACGTTCGTCTTCGAGGGCGCGGCGGCGGAGGCGGCGCTGCCGCCGCGGCACGAGGGGCGGGCGGTGCTGAAGGCGTGGTCGCCGTACATTCTGCTGGTGATCTGCGTGCTGGCGTGGGGGCGGGCGGACATCAAGGCGGCGCTGAATTCGATGACGGTGATGGTGGAATGGCCGTGGCTGCACAACCAGGTGATGCAGATGCCGCCGGTGGCGGGGCAGGCGTCGCCGTACGCGGCGCGGTATGCGTTCCAATGGCTTTCGGCGGCGGGCACGGCGTGCCTGCTGGCGTGCGTGCTGGCGGCGGCGGTGCTGCGGGTGCCGCGGGCGCTGCTCGGGAAAGTGTTCAGGGACACGGCGGCGCAGATGGCGAAGCCGATCCTGACGGTGGCGAGCGTGCTGGGGCTGGCGTTTCTGATGAACTACTCGGGAGCGACGGGGACGCTGGGGCTGGCGTTTGCCGAGACAGGGGCGGCGTTTCCGTTCTTCAGCGCGCTGCTGGGCTGGCTGGGCGTGTTCCTGACGGGGAGCGATACGAGCGCGAACGCTTTGTTTGGAAATCTGCAGGTGGTGACGGCGCGGAGCCTGGACCTGAATCCGGTGCTGATGGCGGCGTCGAACTCGTCGGGCGGGGTGATGGGGAAGATGATCTCGCTGCAGTCGATCGCGGTGGCGGCGGCGGCGACGGGGATGGCGGCAGGAGAAGAGGGGCGGCTGTTCCGGTTCACGCTGCGGCACAGCGTGTTTCTGGCGGCGGTGATCGGGGTGGTGGTGCTGGGCTACGCCTACGTGTTTCCGCACTGGGCGCCGCAGCCGTAG
- a CDS encoding DNA-binding response regulator, translating to MNTKPVRILLADDHSLVRQGFRRILESHPDFEIVGEAADGRQAVEMTEKLKPDVVVMDVAMPGLNGIDATRQICETSPRTRVLALSMHRDAVYVREILRAGARGYLLKDAIDADLVSAVRAVARGEGYIAPAVADCVLADYRQHVSDPIDLLTAREREVLQLIAEGKTNKEIASLLNLSVYTVDAHRGRIMEKLNLHSAGELVRFALRKGLID from the coding sequence ATGAATACGAAACCTGTCCGCATCCTGCTCGCCGACGATCACTCCCTGGTCCGGCAGGGCTTCCGCCGCATTCTCGAATCGCACCCGGATTTCGAGATCGTCGGAGAGGCGGCGGACGGCCGGCAGGCGGTGGAGATGACGGAGAAGCTCAAGCCCGATGTCGTGGTGATGGATGTCGCCATGCCGGGGCTGAACGGCATCGACGCCACCCGCCAGATCTGCGAGACGTCGCCGCGCACGCGCGTGCTCGCGCTCTCCATGCACCGCGACGCGGTCTACGTGCGCGAGATCCTGCGCGCCGGCGCCCGCGGCTATCTGCTCAAGGACGCCATCGACGCCGATCTCGTCTCCGCCGTGCGCGCCGTGGCGCGCGGCGAAGGCTATATCGCTCCCGCCGTCGCCGATTGCGTGCTGGCCGACTACCGGCAGCACGTGAGCGACCCCATCGACCTGCTCACCGCCCGCGAGCGCGAGGTTCTGCAGCTGATCGCCGAGGGCAAGACGAACAAGGAAATCGCCTCGCTGCTCAATCTGAGCGTCTACACCGTGGACGCCCACCGCGGCCGCATCATGGAGAAGCTGAACCTGCACTCGGCCGGCGAGCTGGTGCGGTTCGCGCTCCGCAAAGGGTTGATCGACTGA
- a CDS encoding dehydrogenase, protein MTTERRTFLGAAAAAATARLPILGANDRVQIGIVGLGGRGRDHINFYNAIEDARIAAVCDVNQAARERAVAMIEKAKGYKPAEFADMRQMYESKEVDAVSIATPNHWHALATIWACQAGKDVYVEKPASHNMFESRKMVEAARKYKRMVQVGSQSRSTPHKIRAIQMLKEGVIGKVYMARGLCFRRRFSIGHTPDQPVPPGVDWDKFLGPAQMKPFSVNKFEYNWHWFWDTGNGDIGNQGVHEMDIALWGLGRKDWPKTVTGSGGKFIWQDDQETPNTQHASFHWDDGEMTFDVRNLPTPPEGLAPIRGANYVGNIFFGDKGFMVLDQAGFAIYRSAMADFVGARSAGAGGRDKYEKIAEEKATGEGMIEHVKNFIEAVKSRDHTKLTAEIEIGALSADFCHLANIAYRVGRTLRMDSSGRFIGDAEANEMQTRKYRPPYVVPEKV, encoded by the coding sequence ATGACAACTGAAAGACGCACGTTTCTCGGGGCCGCTGCAGCGGCGGCGACGGCGCGCCTGCCGATTCTCGGCGCCAACGACCGGGTGCAGATCGGCATCGTGGGCCTGGGCGGCCGCGGGCGCGACCACATCAATTTCTACAACGCGATTGAAGACGCCCGTATTGCAGCCGTGTGCGATGTGAATCAGGCGGCGCGGGAGCGCGCCGTCGCCATGATCGAGAAGGCGAAGGGCTACAAGCCCGCCGAGTTCGCCGACATGCGGCAGATGTACGAGTCGAAAGAGGTCGACGCCGTCTCCATCGCCACGCCCAACCACTGGCACGCGCTGGCCACGATCTGGGCGTGCCAGGCGGGCAAGGACGTGTATGTGGAGAAGCCGGCCAGCCACAACATGTTCGAGAGCCGCAAGATGGTGGAAGCGGCGCGCAAGTACAAGAGGATGGTGCAGGTGGGCTCGCAGAGCCGCTCGACCCCGCACAAGATCAGAGCCATCCAGATGCTGAAAGAGGGCGTGATCGGCAAGGTGTACATGGCGCGCGGGCTGTGCTTCCGCCGCCGCTTTTCGATCGGGCACACGCCGGATCAGCCCGTGCCGCCCGGCGTGGACTGGGACAAGTTCCTCGGACCGGCGCAGATGAAGCCGTTCAGCGTGAACAAATTCGAATACAACTGGCACTGGTTCTGGGACACGGGCAACGGCGACATCGGCAATCAGGGCGTGCACGAGATGGACATCGCGCTGTGGGGGCTGGGACGCAAGGACTGGCCGAAGACCGTGACGGGCAGCGGCGGCAAGTTCATCTGGCAGGACGATCAGGAGACGCCGAACACGCAGCACGCCTCGTTTCACTGGGACGACGGCGAGATGACCTTCGACGTGCGGAACCTGCCCACGCCGCCCGAGGGGCTGGCGCCGATCCGCGGGGCGAACTACGTGGGCAACATTTTCTTCGGCGACAAGGGGTTCATGGTGCTCGACCAGGCGGGCTTCGCCATTTACCGCAGCGCGATGGCGGATTTCGTCGGGGCGCGCAGCGCGGGCGCAGGCGGACGCGACAAGTATGAAAAGATCGCCGAGGAGAAGGCCACTGGCGAGGGCATGATCGAGCACGTGAAGAACTTCATCGAGGCGGTCAAATCGCGCGACCACACGAAGCTGACCGCCGAGATCGAAATCGGCGCGCTCTCGGCCGACTTCTGCCATCTGGCCAACATCGCCTACCGCGTTGGGCGCACGCTGCGGATGGATTCCAGCGGCCGGTTCATCGGCGACGCCGAGGCCAACGAGATGCAGACGCGCAAATACCGGCCGCCTTACGTGGTGCCGGAGAAAGTCTGA
- the gppA-2 gene encoding exopolyphosphatase, whose amino-acid sequence MPRYAAIDIGSNSVRMMAADVGRNGRFEVLAEDRQVTRLGESVFRTGSIDESAARSVLAVLERMKEAYSRLGVLAVRAVATAAVRDASNADEFLARASAVLGEPVERISGLEEARLIHLGVETRWPHPRQRILILDIGGGSAEVIDAERGMLRAALSRPLGAVRLQTVFLKHDPPLEEELVQMQEFIEEKLHAVGQQIAHAAFDRVIGTSASASAIVCVANRIPRQRREEADRRRVTAAQLRRLYRQLAAMDVNERRNVTGIGPRRAEIIVPGVAVMLKVLEMFGARQLYYCTAGVRDGILRDLADREAGAERVRLDAEQRRMVEQYARRFGVDLKHARKVAAFARELFTALTPWHRLKPETGRLLKAAAYLRDTGHAINDMAHHKHSQYIVANADLAGFTDEERHLVAMLCRYHRKAPPSARHGDYMALTAEQQRLVQYLYPLLRIADALDRSRDQRVEEIECALEDGALTLILKSGKDLGLELWALERTAALFRQVYGKQLRAMARRK is encoded by the coding sequence ATGCCCCGGTACGCCGCCATTGATATCGGAAGCAACTCGGTGCGGATGATGGCCGCCGATGTGGGCCGCAACGGGCGGTTCGAGGTGCTGGCGGAAGACCGTCAGGTGACGCGGCTGGGCGAAAGCGTGTTCCGCACGGGCAGCATCGACGAGAGCGCGGCGCGCAGCGTGCTTGCGGTGCTCGAGCGGATGAAGGAGGCGTACTCGAGGCTGGGCGTGCTGGCCGTGCGGGCGGTGGCGACGGCGGCGGTGCGCGATGCGTCGAACGCGGATGAATTCCTCGCACGCGCGTCGGCTGTTCTGGGCGAACCGGTCGAGCGGATTTCGGGTCTGGAAGAAGCGCGCCTGATCCATCTTGGGGTGGAGACGCGCTGGCCGCATCCGCGGCAGCGGATTCTGATTCTGGACATCGGCGGCGGCAGCGCGGAGGTGATCGACGCCGAGCGCGGGATGCTGCGCGCGGCCTTGTCGCGCCCGCTGGGAGCGGTGCGGCTGCAGACGGTGTTTCTGAAGCACGACCCGCCGCTCGAAGAAGAGCTGGTGCAGATGCAGGAGTTCATCGAGGAGAAGCTGCACGCGGTGGGGCAGCAGATCGCGCACGCGGCGTTCGACCGCGTGATCGGGACGTCGGCGTCGGCGTCGGCGATCGTGTGCGTGGCCAACCGCATTCCGCGGCAGCGGCGGGAAGAGGCGGACCGGCGGCGCGTGACGGCGGCGCAACTGCGGCGGCTGTACCGGCAACTGGCGGCCATGGACGTCAATGAGCGGCGGAACGTGACTGGGATCGGACCGCGGCGGGCGGAGATCATCGTGCCGGGCGTGGCGGTGATGCTCAAGGTGCTGGAGATGTTCGGCGCGCGACAGCTGTACTACTGCACGGCGGGCGTGCGCGACGGCATTCTGCGGGATCTGGCCGACCGCGAGGCGGGCGCCGAAAGGGTGCGGCTGGACGCCGAGCAGCGGCGCATGGTCGAGCAGTACGCGCGGCGGTTCGGCGTCGATCTGAAGCATGCGCGGAAGGTGGCGGCGTTTGCGCGCGAGCTGTTCACGGCGCTGACACCGTGGCACCGGCTGAAGCCGGAGACGGGGCGGCTGCTGAAAGCCGCCGCGTATCTGCGCGACACGGGGCATGCGATCAACGACATGGCCCATCACAAGCATTCGCAGTACATCGTGGCCAACGCCGATCTGGCAGGCTTCACTGATGAAGAGCGGCATCTTGTGGCGATGCTGTGCCGGTATCACCGAAAGGCGCCGCCTTCGGCGCGCCACGGCGATTACATGGCGCTGACGGCAGAACAGCAGCGCCTGGTGCAGTACCTGTATCCGCTGCTGCGGATCGCCGATGCGCTGGACCGCAGCCGGGATCAGAGGGTGGAGGAGATCGAGTGCGCGCTCGAGGATGGCGCGCTGACGCTTATCCTGAAATCAGGAAAGGACCTCGGCCTCGAGCTGTGGGCGCTTGAGCGGACGGCGGCGCTGTTCCGGCAGGTGTACGGAAAACAGCTCCGGGCGATGGCGCGGCGCAAATGA
- a CDS encoding amidohydrolase, with the protein MTYHRATLGLAFVALLAEAQTAPQQAALEAVERHAPRFRQISRQIWENPELGWQEKQSSALLRAELEKAGFRTRGFGQMPTAFIAEWGEGRPVIGILGEYDALPGLSQEDVPERKPRVAGAPGHGCGHNLFGAASALAAVAVKERMQAQGLRGTIRFYGTPAEEGGGGKIFMIRAGAFRDADVVLAWHPGDFNAADDNPYLANISARFRFLGTPAHAAGAPEAGRSALDALELATHAINLLREHVPQEARMHYIVTSGGAAANIVPEFAELALIVRHPDLGELARIWERVKKCGEAGALATETKLEIEITSAYANFVLNSALRDLLDRSLRLAGGVRYTDEERVFIEKIRATLGARAMPAIDSAAQVLPPRTALSSVSTDVGDVSWVVPVGHFTAATMPPGVPLHTWQSTACAGTEIGRKGMMVAARTLALASLELFSSPELVKQARAVFDEAMRGRAYRSLLPEDRRPGQTGH; encoded by the coding sequence ATGACCTACCATCGTGCCACGCTGGGACTGGCGTTTGTCGCCCTGCTCGCCGAGGCGCAGACCGCGCCGCAGCAGGCCGCGCTCGAGGCGGTCGAGCGCCACGCGCCGCGCTTCAGACAGATCTCGCGCCAGATCTGGGAAAATCCCGAGCTCGGCTGGCAGGAGAAGCAGAGCTCGGCCCTGCTGCGCGCGGAGCTTGAAAAAGCCGGCTTCCGCACGCGCGGCTTCGGCCAGATGCCCACGGCCTTCATCGCCGAATGGGGCGAAGGCCGGCCCGTCATCGGCATTCTCGGCGAATACGACGCCCTTCCCGGGCTCTCGCAGGAAGACGTGCCCGAGCGGAAACCCCGCGTGGCCGGCGCGCCCGGCCACGGCTGCGGGCATAACCTGTTCGGCGCTGCATCCGCTCTCGCCGCCGTCGCCGTCAAGGAGCGCATGCAGGCGCAGGGCCTCAGGGGCACGATCCGCTTCTACGGAACGCCAGCCGAAGAAGGGGGCGGCGGCAAGATCTTCATGATCCGCGCCGGCGCGTTCCGCGACGCCGATGTCGTCCTCGCCTGGCATCCCGGCGATTTCAACGCCGCTGACGACAACCCCTACCTGGCCAACATCAGCGCGCGCTTCCGCTTCCTCGGCACGCCCGCCCACGCCGCCGGCGCGCCCGAAGCCGGCCGCAGCGCCCTCGATGCGCTCGAGCTGGCCACGCACGCCATCAACCTCCTGCGCGAGCATGTCCCGCAGGAGGCGCGCATGCACTACATCGTCACGAGCGGCGGAGCGGCAGCCAACATCGTGCCCGAATTCGCCGAGCTCGCCCTCATCGTCCGCCACCCGGATCTCGGCGAACTCGCCCGCATCTGGGAGCGCGTGAAAAAGTGCGGCGAAGCCGGCGCGCTGGCCACGGAGACGAAGCTCGAAATCGAAATCACCTCCGCCTACGCAAACTTCGTGCTGAACTCCGCGCTGCGCGATCTGCTCGACCGCAGCCTGCGCCTCGCCGGAGGCGTGCGCTATACGGACGAGGAGCGCGTCTTCATCGAGAAGATCCGCGCGACGCTCGGCGCGCGCGCCATGCCGGCCATTGACAGCGCCGCCCAGGTGCTGCCGCCCCGCACCGCGCTGTCTTCCGTTTCAACCGACGTCGGCGATGTCAGCTGGGTCGTGCCCGTCGGGCATTTCACCGCCGCTACGATGCCGCCCGGCGTGCCGCTGCATACGTGGCAGTCGACGGCGTGCGCGGGGACGGAGATCGGCCGCAAGGGCATGATGGTGGCCGCGCGCACGCTGGCGCTGGCGTCGCTCGAGCTGTTCAGTTCGCCGGAGCTCGTGAAGCAGGCGCGCGCCGTGTTCGACGAGGCGATGCGCGGCCGCGCCTACCGCTCGCTGCTGCCCGAAGACCGCCGCCCCGGCCAGACCGGCCACTGA
- the ybhS gene encoding membrane protein, whose protein sequence is MSGRRLRAVFVKELRHIARDWRSLAMALAVPLLLLLLFGYALTLDVDRIPTVIYDQDGTAESRELAERFRGSKFFQAAGAPEGYRDVVRRLDEGKALMAVVIPRGFARSAGAGETAKVQVLLDGSDSNTASIAAGYAEALVMAYSMELREKWIEKRGAGKLEPPADLRARVLFNNALQSKNFIVPGLIAVILMLIAAMLTSLTIAREWENGTMEQLLATPVRPQELLLGKLAAYFVLGVADTVIALAVGVGLFGVPMRGSYLLLAVASALFLFGALCWGIFLSTVARSQLLAYQAALITSFLPAFLLSGFVFAIENMPWVVQQVTRIVPARYFVTILHGIFMKGVGIEVLWVPMLFLLIYAGIVFGVASRKMRQKVA, encoded by the coding sequence ATGAGCGGGCGGCGGCTGCGGGCGGTGTTCGTGAAGGAACTGCGGCACATTGCGCGCGACTGGCGGAGCCTGGCGATGGCGCTGGCGGTGCCGCTGCTGCTTCTGCTGCTGTTCGGATACGCGCTGACGCTGGACGTGGACCGGATTCCGACGGTGATTTACGACCAGGACGGGACGGCGGAAAGCCGCGAGCTGGCGGAGCGGTTCCGCGGCTCGAAGTTCTTTCAGGCGGCGGGCGCGCCGGAGGGATACCGGGACGTGGTGCGGCGGCTGGACGAGGGGAAGGCGCTGATGGCGGTGGTGATTCCGCGGGGCTTCGCGCGGAGCGCCGGGGCGGGAGAGACGGCGAAAGTGCAGGTGCTTCTGGACGGGAGCGACTCGAATACGGCGTCGATCGCAGCCGGATATGCGGAAGCGCTGGTGATGGCGTATTCGATGGAATTGCGGGAGAAATGGATCGAAAAACGGGGCGCAGGAAAGCTGGAACCGCCGGCGGATCTGCGGGCGCGCGTGCTGTTCAACAATGCGCTGCAATCGAAGAATTTCATCGTGCCGGGGCTGATCGCGGTGATCCTGATGCTGATCGCGGCGATGCTGACGTCTCTGACGATCGCGCGGGAGTGGGAGAACGGGACGATGGAGCAGCTGCTGGCAACGCCGGTGCGTCCGCAGGAGCTGCTGCTGGGGAAGCTGGCGGCGTATTTCGTGCTGGGGGTGGCGGACACCGTCATCGCACTGGCAGTGGGCGTGGGGCTGTTCGGGGTGCCGATGCGGGGCAGCTATCTGCTGCTGGCAGTTGCGAGCGCGCTGTTCCTGTTCGGGGCGCTGTGCTGGGGGATCTTCCTCTCGACGGTGGCGCGGTCGCAGCTGCTGGCGTATCAGGCGGCGCTGATCACGAGTTTTCTGCCGGCGTTTCTGCTGAGCGGATTCGTGTTCGCGATCGAGAACATGCCGTGGGTGGTGCAGCAGGTGACGCGGATCGTGCCGGCGCGGTATTTCGTGACCATTTTGCACGGCATTTTCATGAAAGGCGTTGGGATTGAAGTGCTGTGGGTTCCGATGCTGTTCCTGCTGATTTATGCGGGGATCGTGTTCGGGGTGGCGAGCCGGAAAATGCGGCAGAAGGTGGCGTGA
- the ybhF-N gene encoding ABC transporter ATP-binding protein: MIRVENIRRRFGAVEAVRGVSFEVQAGEIFGLVGPDGAGKTTVMRLVAGLLDADEGRVEVCGFDVARTPDAVKDRMGYMAQRFGLYHDLTVEENIEFYGELFGTERTERERLAGELLAKTGMAEFRKRRAGQLSGGMKQKLALVCTLLHRPQALALDEPTCGVDPLSRREFWRILEGLRREGLAVLVSTAYLDEAERCDRVGLMEDGELAETGKPEEIRNKVAPFCFRVETDDRRAAQRRLAGARGVLAAEPAGAALHAYLDEGADAEAVAREAGVRLERIEPSLEDAFLLLTRRREKRDAA, translated from the coding sequence ATGATTCGCGTGGAGAACATCCGGAGGCGGTTCGGCGCGGTGGAGGCGGTGCGGGGCGTGTCATTCGAAGTGCAGGCGGGCGAGATTTTCGGACTCGTTGGACCGGACGGAGCAGGCAAGACGACGGTGATGCGGCTGGTGGCGGGGCTGCTGGACGCGGACGAGGGGCGGGTGGAGGTGTGCGGGTTCGACGTGGCGCGCACGCCGGACGCGGTGAAGGACCGGATGGGGTACATGGCGCAGCGGTTCGGCCTGTATCACGACCTGACCGTGGAAGAGAACATCGAGTTTTACGGAGAGCTGTTCGGGACGGAGCGGACGGAGAGGGAGCGGCTGGCCGGGGAGCTGCTTGCGAAGACGGGAATGGCGGAGTTCCGGAAGCGGCGGGCGGGGCAGCTGAGCGGCGGCATGAAGCAGAAGCTGGCGCTGGTGTGCACGCTGCTGCACCGGCCGCAGGCGCTGGCGCTGGACGAGCCGACCTGCGGCGTGGATCCGCTGTCGAGGCGGGAGTTCTGGCGGATCCTGGAAGGGCTGAGACGAGAGGGACTGGCGGTGCTGGTGTCGACGGCGTATCTGGACGAGGCGGAGCGGTGCGACCGGGTGGGGCTCATGGAGGACGGAGAGCTGGCGGAGACGGGAAAGCCGGAGGAGATCCGGAACAAAGTGGCGCCGTTCTGTTTTCGCGTGGAAACGGACGACCGGCGGGCGGCGCAGCGGCGGCTGGCGGGAGCACGGGGCGTGCTGGCAGCCGAGCCGGCGGGGGCGGCGCTGCACGCGTATCTCGACGAGGGCGCCGATGCGGAGGCGGTGGCGAGGGAGGCGGGCGTGCGGCTGGAGAGGATCGAGCCGTCGCTGGAGGACGCGTTCCTGCTGCTGACGCGGAGAAGGGAGAAGCGCGATGCGGCGTGA
- a CDS encoding secretion protein HlyD — protein MKAKRIAAVVAMAAAAAAVLAWRAARVRADEREIRLSGNIELTEVQLSFKTPGRVEELLVDEGDTVQPGQVVARLDTAELERAREREAAAAEAAARAVEQTRAGLAYQEKALREETAVRRAELEAAQKRLEELRTGSRRQEIEAAQAALQEAEAQFGLAQRDWERAQTLHRNEDISTAQFEQFRTRYEAAEAALRRAREQASLVLEGPRKEQIEQQRAAVERAQAALRLAEAGTLELERRRKELAMREAELERARAQLALLEVQLGERVLKSPVAGVVLSKNAERGEVVAGGAAVVTIGEMAKPWLRGYIAERHLGRVKPGQAAEVTTDSYPGKKYAGRVTFISSEAEFTPKQIQTEDERQKLVYRIKIELENPRLELKLNMPADAVLRLQ, from the coding sequence ATGAAGGCGAAACGAATTGCGGCAGTGGTTGCGATGGCAGCGGCGGCAGCGGCCGTGCTTGCGTGGCGCGCGGCGCGGGTGCGGGCCGATGAGCGCGAGATCCGGCTGAGCGGCAACATCGAGCTGACAGAGGTGCAGCTGTCGTTCAAGACGCCGGGGCGCGTGGAAGAGCTGCTGGTGGACGAGGGCGACACGGTGCAGCCGGGGCAGGTGGTGGCGCGGCTCGATACGGCGGAGCTCGAGCGGGCGCGGGAACGGGAGGCGGCGGCAGCGGAAGCGGCGGCGCGGGCTGTCGAGCAGACGCGGGCGGGACTCGCCTATCAGGAGAAGGCGCTGCGCGAGGAAACGGCAGTGCGGCGGGCAGAGCTGGAAGCGGCGCAGAAACGGCTGGAAGAGCTGAGGACCGGCAGCCGGCGGCAGGAGATCGAGGCGGCGCAGGCGGCGCTCCAGGAGGCCGAGGCGCAGTTCGGGCTGGCGCAGCGGGACTGGGAGCGGGCGCAGACGCTGCACCGGAACGAGGACATTTCGACGGCGCAGTTCGAGCAGTTCCGGACAAGGTACGAGGCGGCGGAAGCGGCGCTGCGGAGGGCGCGGGAGCAGGCGTCGCTGGTTTTGGAGGGACCGAGGAAGGAGCAGATCGAACAGCAGCGGGCGGCGGTGGAGAGGGCGCAGGCGGCGCTGCGGCTGGCGGAGGCGGGGACGCTGGAACTCGAGCGGCGGCGGAAGGAGCTGGCGATGCGGGAAGCGGAACTGGAACGTGCGCGGGCGCAGCTGGCGTTGCTGGAGGTGCAGCTGGGCGAGCGCGTGCTGAAGTCGCCGGTGGCGGGCGTGGTGCTGAGCAAGAATGCGGAGCGCGGGGAAGTGGTGGCAGGCGGCGCGGCGGTGGTCACGATCGGGGAGATGGCGAAGCCGTGGCTGCGGGGCTATATTGCGGAGCGGCATCTGGGGCGGGTGAAGCCGGGGCAGGCTGCGGAGGTGACGACGGACTCGTATCCGGGGAAGAAGTATGCGGGGCGGGTGACGTTCATCTCTTCCGAAGCGGAGTTCACGCCGAAACAGATCCAGACCGAAGACGAGCGGCAGAAGCTGGTGTACCGGATCAAGATCGAGCTGGAGAATCCGCGGCTGGAGCTGAAGCTGAACATGCCGGCGGATGCGGTGCTGCGGCTGCAGTAG